In Streptomyces sp. NBC_00341, the DNA window TCGCGCCGGCCTCATGGGCCAACTCCTCTGCCAGCGCGGACCTACCGGACCCCGGCAGTCCGTACAGCACGAAGACCCTTCGCGTACCTCTCAGCCTCGACATCAGCCGACGTACCTGGACGTCCCTATCCATCCACGACTCGCTCATCTCACCCCGTCTCCGACGAACCCATTACCCCATACCCCTCTCGTCCCGACCTCCACCCCCATGACCTCCCGCACATGTCTCCCCGGCACCGTCCCAAGCCGTCAAGGCTGCCAGCCCGCTTCCAGGTTCACACCCATAAGGGGCGGCAGATGTCGGTGGGGCTGTGCGCTGGCGCCCTCGCAGGATCGCCGGCCGGAGCCCAGGACGCAGGCAAGCTCATCCAGAGCCGCGTCGACAGGGAGTACCTCAGCTGGGCTGGTTACGGCTCTGTGACTGAGAACCGATATGTGAGCAACCGGGTGGGTGCTGAAGTCGCCCCAGGGCGCGCCTGCACGGGGTGTACCAGCTCCAGGTACTCGAGAGCGACCAGTGCGTCACGGCCGAGGACAACAACTACGTCACCCTGGCCGCCTGCGCGGCCAACCCGGGCAAGCCCCAGCGGTGGAAGGTGGACGCCACC includes these proteins:
- a CDS encoding ricin-type beta-trefoil lectin domain protein, which translates into the protein MYQLQVLESDQCVTAEDNNYVTLAACAANPGKPQRWKVDATGGWSKIESRAFPGYALENSGSTVRLVQVSGADTQKWSVGPG